In one Bryobacteraceae bacterium genomic region, the following are encoded:
- a CDS encoding caspase family protein has protein sequence MTRRASSFVLVLLSTCAIAAVGPKETPVGLILNPGAGKLLRANTQTAIGAKAGDILFAGDAIRTEAGAATLLYCPAKTAATLAASSEVILEAAKLRVKTGSLADQKPVASCLLPQAARLSAASQQHYGVSLTRDLKTPGAGPAPEPVPPEIQTRLAAIGPGGDAAAAIARAAVFEGAGLHANALAEYRKAGTEFDGAVWIKGKIFELEETIANKPITAAQSGGRTFALLFGVSQYQKLPQELWLQYAHRDAEQFAAHLASPRGGAVPAENILVLTNEKATTAAVRNAFETFLEGKAGKNDTIFVLLAGHGTVQNPGDRRAYILTYDSDPQDLASTALPMDDVEAVIGKKLTQVGRVVLFVDVCRAGVIGTIRSTTVNGSVERLADAEGEIFGLMASRPKELSFEGTQWGNGHGAFSYYLLKGLSGDADKNADSIVNVNEIIDYVRTQVPESTGDKQHPRDFGNIANSFQLADVKKDGVTLARGAVMVGGEPALLASTVPVAFAAQAAQPSPADAAFAAALAAGRLLPGGAGSAFEALDRVSRELPPAVYADRKNQLRVALEDKAQQVLLRYLTGDEAAQTRRDFEDGARYTQAALRLTPESLFLQGRLAFFDGRATLFDKRYPDAAGKLEDAVRYDPNGAYSYNALGIGYLEQARFAEAAAAFRDSVSRAVHWAYPRHNLALALTEMSDYRAAIREYREAMRVAPTFSYIPYNLGLLYQRLNRFKDAESAFRQAIELAPSSPEPSNALGTLFASRNKPREAERAFRDALARREDHLLARHNLAVLLQDSPSRGSEAIGLLRDNLARQPDYLPSLDALGALLAASGADAEAIAVYRRVVAQRPERLAARISLARLLSGAGDLAGAGVELDAAELLSPRNADVLELRGDLMLARGDRSAAAGLYRDVLDLPIAKDQKKRVRGKLGNAGR, from the coding sequence ATGACGCGGCGCGCATCTTCGTTCGTCCTCGTCCTGCTATCCACCTGCGCGATCGCCGCCGTGGGTCCGAAAGAGACCCCGGTCGGGCTGATTCTGAACCCGGGCGCCGGCAAGCTGCTGCGCGCGAACACGCAAACCGCCATCGGCGCGAAGGCCGGCGACATCCTTTTCGCCGGGGATGCCATCCGCACCGAAGCCGGCGCGGCGACGCTGCTCTACTGCCCGGCGAAGACCGCCGCCACGCTTGCGGCGTCGAGCGAGGTGATCCTCGAAGCGGCCAAACTCCGCGTGAAGACCGGGAGCCTCGCGGACCAGAAGCCGGTTGCGTCCTGCCTGCTCCCCCAGGCGGCTCGCCTTTCGGCGGCAAGCCAGCAGCACTATGGAGTGAGCCTAACGCGCGACCTCAAGACTCCGGGCGCCGGGCCCGCTCCCGAACCGGTTCCGCCCGAAATCCAGACGCGCCTCGCCGCCATCGGGCCGGGCGGAGACGCCGCCGCGGCCATCGCACGCGCGGCCGTCTTCGAAGGCGCGGGCCTTCACGCCAACGCGCTGGCCGAGTACCGCAAGGCCGGCACGGAGTTCGACGGCGCGGTCTGGATCAAAGGCAAGATCTTCGAACTCGAAGAGACCATCGCCAACAAGCCCATCACCGCGGCGCAATCGGGCGGACGCACGTTCGCGCTGCTGTTTGGCGTCTCGCAGTATCAGAAGCTGCCGCAGGAACTGTGGCTTCAATACGCCCATCGCGACGCCGAGCAGTTCGCCGCGCACCTGGCCAGCCCGCGCGGCGGCGCCGTTCCGGCGGAAAACATCCTCGTCCTGACGAACGAGAAAGCCACCACGGCCGCCGTGCGCAACGCCTTCGAGACGTTTCTCGAAGGCAAGGCCGGGAAGAACGACACGATCTTCGTGCTGTTGGCCGGACACGGCACGGTTCAGAATCCCGGCGACCGGCGCGCCTATATCCTCACCTACGATAGCGACCCGCAGGATCTCGCGTCGACTGCGCTGCCGATGGACGATGTGGAAGCCGTGATCGGCAAGAAGTTGACCCAGGTGGGACGCGTGGTCCTCTTCGTGGATGTGTGCCGCGCCGGTGTCATCGGCACGATTCGCAGCACGACAGTGAATGGATCCGTGGAGCGCCTTGCCGACGCCGAAGGAGAGATATTCGGGTTGATGGCCAGCCGCCCCAAGGAGCTCTCCTTCGAAGGCACGCAATGGGGCAACGGCCACGGCGCGTTCAGCTACTACCTGCTCAAGGGACTCTCGGGCGACGCCGATAAAAACGCGGACTCGATCGTCAACGTCAACGAGATTATCGACTATGTGCGCACCCAGGTTCCCGAGTCCACGGGCGACAAGCAGCATCCGCGCGACTTCGGCAACATCGCGAACAGCTTTCAGTTGGCCGACGTGAAGAAGGACGGCGTGACGCTGGCGCGCGGCGCGGTGATGGTGGGGGGCGAACCTGCGCTGCTCGCGTCGACGGTTCCGGTCGCCTTTGCCGCCCAGGCCGCGCAGCCTTCGCCGGCCGACGCGGCTTTCGCCGCCGCCCTCGCCGCTGGACGGCTTCTCCCGGGCGGCGCCGGCTCGGCCTTCGAAGCGCTCGACCGTGTTTCGCGCGAACTTCCTCCGGCCGTCTACGCGGATCGCAAGAATCAGCTCCGCGTCGCGCTCGAGGACAAGGCCCAGCAGGTGCTGCTGCGGTACCTGACCGGCGACGAGGCCGCTCAAACCCGACGCGACTTCGAAGACGGCGCCCGCTACACGCAGGCCGCTCTCCGTCTCACGCCGGAATCGCTTTTCCTCCAAGGCCGGCTCGCGTTCTTCGACGGACGCGCCACGCTGTTCGACAAGCGCTACCCGGACGCCGCCGGGAAGTTGGAAGACGCGGTCCGCTACGACCCCAACGGCGCCTACTCCTACAACGCTCTCGGCATCGGCTACCTCGAGCAGGCCCGTTTCGCGGAAGCGGCCGCGGCCTTTCGGGACTCCGTCTCGCGCGCCGTCCACTGGGCTTATCCGCGGCACAACCTCGCCCTGGCGCTCACCGAAATGAGCGATTACCGCGCGGCGATCCGTGAGTACCGCGAAGCAATGCGCGTTGCGCCCACCTTCAGCTATATCCCGTACAACCTGGGGCTGCTTTACCAGCGGCTCAATCGCTTCAAAGACGCCGAGAGCGCATTCCGGCAAGCGATCGAGCTCGCTCCATCGTCGCCCGAACCCAGCAACGCACTCGGAACGCTTTTCGCTTCCCGCAACAAACCGCGCGAAGCCGAGCGGGCCTTTCGCGACGCGCTCGCCCGGCGGGAGGATCACCTCCTCGCGCGGCACAACCTCGCCGTCCTGCTGCAGGACAGCCCCTCGCGCGGGAGCGAAGCCATCGGTCTGCTGCGCGACAACCTCGCGCGCCAGCCCGACTACCTGCCGTCGCTCGACGCGCTCGGCGCGCTGCTCGCCGCATCGGGCGCGGATGCCGAGGCCATTGCCGTCTACCGGCGCGTCGTCGCCCAACGCCCCGAGCGTCTGGCGGCCCGGATCTCGCTCGCGCGCCTCCTGTCGGGCGCCGGCGACCTTGCCGGGGCCGGCGTCGAATTGGATGCCGCTGAGCTCCTTTCTCCGCGCAACGCCGATGTCCTCGAACTGCGCGGCGACCTGATGCTGGCGCGTGGGGACCGCTCCGCCGCCGCCGGCCTGTATCGCGACGTGCTCGACCTGCCCATCGCCAAGGATCAGAAGAAGCGCGTGCGCGGCAAACTCGGCAACGCCGGGCGCTAG
- a CDS encoding adenylate/guanylate cyclase domain-containing protein, with amino-acid sequence MINLWTRVLVFAGLALASTAAALLVARQAFFQTIELKASDASFVLRGPISTGNVILVTADRKALETFPELLLFWHPYYAQTIRAAAAAGAKLIGLDVAFAAPVEKWEPGLDGMLVEAVTTAGIPVVCGYVPALAAKQQEWPVPINMTAAALGLSGYANLTVDRDDFVRNQELIAAPGGDEPPARSFALRLAEKYIGRDARFENGALVLAGQRIPAPDGRTMRINYAGPPETFPRVSIAEVAAAIRDSRSDQLRRWFQGNIVLIGSDHVEDRHATPYYGLHQGGSWNSAGVEIHASTLTTLLERRYLLPARPWTRIAALAAAAGLTAAAIAAFAPWGIAGCLIAIWIASVAVSQLVFRSGWVLPWAEMILASLLCVLAALIYRFASAESRGDLFRSAIAVFVGKDVAASLDRSRRLGLTGTREEVTILFTDLRGFTAFCETQDPAEIVRLLNEYFALVVKIVISQGGQVNKFIGDGMLAVFTADGGGAPGSHAARAVECARQIVTYEHPVFQTGAGLHSGPVVIGNVGSADKMEYTVLGDTVNLASRLESMNKQQGTSLLMSESTRVLLPDDVAAVRLGEVAVRGLTVPVGVYTLEGLRRQ; translated from the coding sequence ATGATCAACCTTTGGACGCGGGTGCTGGTCTTCGCCGGACTGGCGCTTGCCAGCACGGCGGCGGCGCTGCTCGTCGCGCGGCAGGCCTTCTTTCAAACCATTGAACTCAAGGCGTCTGACGCGAGTTTCGTGCTTCGCGGCCCGATCTCCACGGGCAACGTCATCCTGGTGACGGCGGACCGCAAGGCGCTTGAAACCTTCCCCGAACTGCTTCTCTTCTGGCATCCGTACTACGCCCAGACGATCCGCGCGGCGGCGGCGGCGGGAGCCAAGCTCATTGGCCTTGATGTTGCGTTCGCGGCGCCGGTGGAGAAGTGGGAACCGGGCCTCGACGGAATGCTCGTCGAGGCGGTGACCACCGCGGGCATCCCGGTGGTGTGCGGCTATGTTCCCGCGCTGGCCGCCAAACAACAGGAGTGGCCCGTCCCAATCAATATGACGGCGGCCGCCCTTGGACTTTCCGGCTACGCCAACCTCACGGTGGACCGGGACGACTTCGTCCGTAACCAGGAGCTGATCGCGGCGCCGGGCGGCGACGAGCCGCCGGCCCGCAGCTTCGCGTTGCGTCTCGCGGAGAAGTACATCGGCCGCGACGCCCGATTCGAGAATGGCGCGCTTGTGCTCGCCGGCCAACGCATCCCCGCGCCCGACGGCCGCACGATGCGGATCAACTACGCCGGCCCGCCGGAGACGTTTCCGCGCGTCTCGATCGCCGAGGTGGCGGCCGCCATACGCGACTCCCGCTCTGACCAGTTGCGACGTTGGTTCCAGGGCAACATCGTCCTCATCGGGTCCGATCACGTGGAGGACCGCCATGCCACGCCCTACTACGGCTTGCACCAAGGCGGATCCTGGAACAGCGCCGGCGTCGAGATCCACGCGAGCACACTCACCACGCTGCTCGAGCGGCGCTACCTGCTGCCCGCGCGGCCCTGGACGCGGATCGCCGCGCTCGCAGCCGCCGCCGGACTCACCGCCGCGGCCATCGCTGCTTTCGCGCCTTGGGGAATCGCCGGGTGTCTCATCGCGATCTGGATCGCGTCGGTGGCGGTGAGCCAGCTGGTCTTCCGTTCCGGTTGGGTGCTGCCGTGGGCGGAGATGATCCTCGCCTCTCTCCTGTGCGTGCTCGCCGCGCTGATCTATCGCTTTGCTTCCGCCGAGAGCCGCGGCGACCTTTTCCGTTCGGCGATCGCCGTTTTCGTGGGCAAGGACGTGGCGGCTTCCCTCGACCGTTCCCGCCGGCTTGGCCTCACCGGGACTCGCGAGGAAGTAACGATACTGTTCACCGATCTCCGCGGGTTCACCGCCTTTTGCGAAACGCAGGATCCGGCCGAGATCGTGCGGCTGCTGAACGAATACTTCGCCCTGGTGGTGAAGATCGTCATCAGCCAGGGCGGCCAGGTGAACAAGTTCATCGGCGACGGGATGCTGGCCGTTTTCACCGCCGATGGCGGCGGCGCGCCGGGCAGCCACGCGGCGCGGGCGGTGGAGTGCGCGCGGCAAATCGTCACCTACGAACATCCGGTTTTTCAAACGGGCGCCGGCCTCCATTCCGGTCCGGTTGTGATCGGCAACGTCGGGTCGGCGGATAAGATGGAATACACGGTGCTTGGCGATACTGTGAATCTGGCTTCCCGGCTGGAGAGCATGAACAAGCAGCAGGGCACCTCGCTGCTGATGAGCGAATCCACTCGCGTGCTTCTTCCCGATGACGTCGCGGCGGTGCGGCTGGGCGAAGTGGCCGTGCGCGGCCTCACGGTTCCGGTTGGCGTCTACACGCTCGAGGGGCTTCGCCGCCAATGA
- a CDS encoding carboxypeptidase regulatory-like domain-containing protein: protein MAKSSWRAAFGLALMGPLLTGQSTQGILSGRVLDALTGQPVPDAVVSWRSISEGLARQVRAGAGGWYSIPSISPGVYHLRIEAAGHQAQEVFELEVSVAARLELETRLRPSGDVLDSGVYHRLTLPGTRYLVSIFGPDVDTSRTQLVQAPRAAESALDASVSAVIPRRVIHDLPLAGRDVFATLVTQAGVTADSGAARGLGLAASGQRPSSANFLLDGVEHNNTLISGPLTVLAPEAVEEYRLSTNTFAAEFGGSTGFIANAATRAGGGAWHGLAYFYGKQAPLNANGFQQNRQGFPKTLDRERQPGFQLGGPVLRQRLFASSALESFRSYGASDPFEIRLPTRATLDFAGPGSISRSLLDQFPALAVPAGPRLFETVTARAPSRLHRLTALQRADWLPAGGAHRITGRVSLSRLTVPDFIWSPYPDFSSALHQNDTGVMAGVESAPKPGLSNEARFSWSVNEVRWDRAHPEIATLSSDDGVALPGSPAFYAYSNRGRTIEARDSVTWVRGRHLVKVGGSLLARTTGNRQDSGNDGRYLFQTVLDFALDSPRFFYVASSRADARAIPDPRRRYRQRQFSAFAQDTLRATERLALNFGLRYENFGAPEYTGGTRDFTLQPGPGASFEERLRGATLVPPDGSNPRIYAPDNSDWAARFGFTYRAGLGLVLRGAYGIFHDRLFDNAWQNVRNNSFQLLTLPIRTFEWDYLQPAQSALGALSLPTAEPGIPSATMLQPGLRTAYAQNYFMGATKQVADAWSVTVNGMGSLGRKLLTTDLVNRDPAIRAPRLIAYRGNQGVSSYHGLAATLRYRSSRGFLQASYTFSHAIDTQSEPLAGDFFDLSFARVSAGARRAGIATFSRQFDNRGDRGSADFDQRHNFVVYSLWDLPGRSLLLRNWKAAQTAAFRTGFPYTVFAPTVTGPGGVTVLNTRADLIRPNPASALPAPGGEVLLDASAFRAPLAGTQGNTGRNAFAGPGMYTVDLSVSRSFTLPWLGESGRLTLRADAFNVLNHANLSQPDAVVGAAGFAFAPYGRRGRETGFPAAVPFTENGRQIQLLLRLEF, encoded by the coding sequence ATGGCCAAGTCCTCTTGGCGCGCGGCCTTCGGCCTGGCGCTCATGGGGCCGCTGCTGACTGGTCAAAGCACGCAGGGGATTCTCAGCGGACGCGTGCTCGATGCGCTCACCGGTCAGCCGGTTCCGGACGCGGTGGTATCGTGGCGATCGATTTCGGAGGGTCTGGCGCGGCAGGTGCGCGCCGGCGCCGGCGGTTGGTACTCGATTCCATCGATCTCGCCGGGCGTGTATCACCTGCGGATCGAGGCCGCTGGTCACCAGGCGCAAGAGGTGTTCGAACTCGAAGTGAGCGTCGCCGCGCGGCTCGAATTGGAAACCCGTCTCCGTCCCAGCGGCGACGTGCTCGATAGCGGCGTCTACCACCGGCTGACGCTTCCCGGAACACGCTACCTCGTCTCGATCTTCGGACCGGACGTCGATACCAGCCGGACCCAGCTCGTGCAGGCGCCGCGCGCCGCCGAAAGCGCTCTCGACGCGTCGGTGTCGGCGGTGATTCCGCGGCGCGTGATCCACGATCTGCCTCTCGCCGGCCGCGACGTGTTCGCGACGCTTGTCACCCAGGCCGGCGTCACCGCCGACTCCGGCGCCGCCCGCGGACTCGGCCTCGCCGCTTCGGGCCAGCGCCCCTCCTCGGCCAACTTCCTGCTCGACGGCGTGGAGCACAACAATACGCTCATCTCCGGTCCGCTCACCGTGCTCGCCCCGGAGGCGGTGGAGGAATACCGCCTCTCGACGAACACCTTCGCCGCTGAGTTCGGCGGCTCTACCGGCTTCATCGCCAACGCGGCGACGCGCGCCGGCGGCGGCGCCTGGCACGGCCTGGCTTACTTCTACGGCAAGCAGGCGCCCCTGAACGCGAACGGCTTCCAGCAGAACCGGCAGGGCTTTCCGAAGACACTCGACCGCGAACGGCAGCCAGGATTTCAACTGGGCGGTCCAGTGCTGCGCCAGCGGCTGTTCGCTTCGAGCGCGCTCGAATCGTTTCGCAGCTATGGCGCGTCGGACCCTTTCGAGATCCGCCTGCCCACCCGGGCCACCCTCGATTTCGCCGGCCCGGGCAGCATCAGCCGCAGCCTGTTGGACCAGTTCCCCGCCCTCGCCGTCCCAGCCGGGCCGCGGCTGTTTGAAACAGTTACCGCGCGGGCGCCCAGCCGCCTGCATCGGCTGACCGCGCTCCAGCGGGCCGACTGGCTCCCCGCCGGCGGCGCCCATCGCATCACCGGCCGCGTCTCGCTTTCGCGGTTGACCGTGCCCGACTTCATCTGGAGCCCCTACCCTGATTTCAGCTCCGCGCTCCACCAGAACGACACCGGCGTGATGGCCGGCGTCGAAAGCGCCCCGAAACCGGGCCTATCGAACGAAGCGCGATTCTCGTGGAGCGTGAACGAGGTCCGTTGGGATCGCGCCCACCCCGAGATCGCAACGCTCTCCTCCGACGACGGCGTGGCGCTTCCGGGGAGCCCGGCGTTCTACGCGTACTCCAACCGCGGGCGGACCATCGAAGCACGAGACAGTGTCACCTGGGTCCGCGGGCGGCACCTCGTCAAAGTCGGCGGATCGCTGCTCGCGCGGACCACCGGCAACCGGCAGGACTCCGGGAACGACGGCCGATACCTGTTCCAGACTGTGCTCGACTTCGCGCTGGACTCGCCACGGTTCTTCTATGTGGCGTCCAGCCGCGCCGATGCCCGGGCGATTCCGGATCCCCGCCGGCGTTATCGCCAGCGTCAGTTCTCGGCCTTCGCGCAGGACACGCTGCGAGCCACCGAACGGCTGGCGCTGAACTTCGGCCTCCGCTACGAGAATTTCGGCGCGCCGGAGTACACCGGCGGCACGCGTGACTTCACCCTGCAGCCGGGCCCGGGCGCCAGTTTCGAGGAACGGCTGCGCGGCGCGACGCTCGTACCGCCCGATGGGTCGAACCCGCGCATCTACGCGCCCGACAACAGCGATTGGGCGGCGCGCTTCGGCTTCACCTATCGCGCCGGGCTCGGATTGGTGTTGCGCGGCGCGTACGGCATCTTTCACGACCGCCTCTTCGACAACGCCTGGCAGAACGTCCGCAACAACAGCTTCCAGTTGCTCACGCTTCCCATCCGGACCTTCGAATGGGACTATCTGCAGCCTGCCCAAAGCGCGCTCGGGGCCCTCAGCCTGCCGACGGCGGAGCCCGGCATTCCTTCCGCGACGATGCTCCAACCGGGCCTGCGCACCGCCTACGCGCAGAATTACTTCATGGGCGCGACCAAGCAGGTCGCCGACGCGTGGAGCGTGACGGTGAATGGAATGGGGTCGCTCGGGCGAAAGCTCCTCACCACGGACCTCGTGAATCGCGATCCGGCCATCCGCGCGCCGCGGCTCATCGCCTACCGCGGCAATCAGGGCGTTTCGAGTTATCACGGGCTCGCCGCCACGTTGCGCTATCGCTCCTCGCGCGGCTTCCTGCAAGCGTCCTACACCTTCAGCCACGCCATCGACACGCAGAGCGAACCACTCGCCGGCGACTTCTTCGACTTGAGCTTCGCGCGCGTGAGCGCCGGCGCCCGCCGCGCCGGCATCGCGACCTTCTCGCGCCAGTTCGACAACCGTGGCGACCGCGGCAGCGCGGATTTCGATCAACGCCACAACTTCGTCGTCTACTCGTTGTGGGACCTGCCCGGGCGGTCCCTTCTGTTGCGCAATTGGAAGGCGGCGCAGACAGCGGCCTTTCGAACCGGGTTCCCCTACACCGTTTTCGCGCCCACCGTCACCGGACCGGGCGGCGTCACCGTGCTCAACACGCGGGCGGACCTGATCCGGCCGAACCCGGCCTCGGCGCTGCCGGCTCCCGGCGGCGAGGTCCTGCTGGACGCGTCGGCATTCCGCGCGCCCCTTGCCGGGACGCAAGGCAACACCGGACGCAACGCGTTCGCCGGACCGGGCATGTACACCGTGGATCTATCGGTGTCGCGTTCGTTCACGCTGCCGTGGCTCGGCGAATCGGGCCGCCTCACCCTGCGGGCCGACGCGTTCAACGTGCTGAACCACGCCAACCTCAGCCAGCCGGACGCCGTGGTTGGAGCGGCGGGATTCGCATTCGCTCCTTACGGCCGCCGCGGACGCGAAACGGGCTTTCCAGCCGCCGTGCCCTTCACGGAAAACGGCCGGCAGATCCAGTTGCTGCTCCGCCTCGAATTCTGA
- a CDS encoding peptidylprolyl isomerase — translation MFDLFRSRTNSVRYLLMALLSLVALSMVITLIPGFGSPTYETNDQVLAEVDSEPVTARMVGQVIQQQLRNQAMSPQAVEMMLPQVVNKIVGEMATAYQAKKMGFAVSDQEVVQEIKTLMPQLFQGGEFAGKEIYQEYLSQMNLSIGEFESKVRQQVLLDKLQRLAFDGIVVAPSEVQAEYEKRKEQVRLEVVKVDAAEYRAQFKPTREEMLDHLRKNQAGYQVPPQRDAAILIADADKMGAALQISDAELKAAYDGQLARFRVDERVNVRHILVKAESSASKEEKAAAKTKAESLLKQVRGGADFADLAKKNSDDPGSAQKGGDLDWIQRGQTVKPFEDSAFSLKPGETSNVVESVFGYHIIQTMKKEAARTRSFDEVREELLSEMRKRMLFDKMPGIVDQAKAEIVKSPGDIQQIAAKYNLTLVHGKDLKPADAIPGLGDNRDLAGQIASLQKGGVTGVVQTSDNKLAFAMVENVIPERPAKLEDVEPLIRAALIEEKARNLADGRIKAVQDKLAGSSDLRAAAAAAGLKTIDTGFFARGGQMKDVGPQAYFGEQPFVNAIGKVVGPYSIGPARYFFKIVEKQAGSTEGLSAERDAILNSIRDRKLSERRDLFEEGLIQSLKAKGVVKVNDDAVKRMASNYRTSGA, via the coding sequence ATGTTCGATTTGTTCCGCTCGCGCACCAATTCCGTGCGCTACCTCTTGATGGCGCTGCTCTCGCTGGTGGCCCTTTCGATGGTCATCACGCTGATCCCCGGGTTTGGCTCGCCGACCTACGAAACCAACGACCAGGTTCTCGCCGAGGTCGACAGCGAACCGGTCACCGCGCGCATGGTCGGCCAGGTGATCCAGCAGCAGCTCCGCAACCAGGCCATGTCGCCGCAGGCCGTTGAGATGATGCTGCCGCAGGTTGTCAACAAGATCGTTGGCGAGATGGCCACCGCCTATCAGGCGAAGAAGATGGGCTTTGCCGTATCGGACCAGGAAGTGGTTCAGGAAATCAAGACGCTCATGCCGCAGTTGTTCCAGGGCGGCGAGTTCGCCGGTAAGGAGATCTACCAGGAGTACCTGTCGCAGATGAATCTGTCGATCGGCGAATTCGAGAGCAAGGTCCGGCAGCAGGTGCTGCTCGACAAACTGCAGCGCCTTGCCTTCGACGGGATCGTGGTGGCGCCTTCCGAGGTGCAGGCCGAGTATGAGAAGCGCAAGGAACAGGTCCGGCTGGAAGTGGTGAAAGTGGATGCGGCCGAATACCGCGCGCAGTTCAAGCCCACGCGCGAGGAGATGCTCGACCATCTGCGCAAGAACCAGGCCGGCTACCAGGTGCCTCCGCAGCGCGACGCGGCGATTCTGATCGCCGACGCCGACAAGATGGGTGCCGCGCTTCAGATTTCCGACGCCGAGTTGAAAGCCGCCTACGATGGCCAACTCGCGCGTTTCCGCGTGGACGAGCGCGTCAATGTGCGCCACATTCTCGTCAAGGCCGAGAGCAGCGCGTCCAAGGAAGAGAAGGCGGCGGCCAAGACGAAAGCGGAATCGTTGTTGAAGCAGGTCCGCGGCGGGGCCGATTTCGCCGATCTCGCCAAGAAGAATTCCGACGATCCCGGTTCGGCCCAGAAGGGCGGCGACCTCGACTGGATCCAGCGCGGGCAGACGGTGAAGCCGTTCGAAGACTCCGCCTTCTCCCTGAAGCCCGGCGAGACCAGCAACGTTGTTGAGAGCGTGTTCGGCTACCACATCATCCAGACGATGAAGAAGGAAGCGGCCCGCACCAGGAGCTTCGACGAGGTTCGCGAGGAGCTGCTGAGCGAGATGCGGAAGCGGATGCTCTTCGACAAGATGCCGGGCATCGTGGACCAGGCCAAGGCGGAAATCGTGAAATCGCCCGGCGACATTCAGCAGATAGCCGCCAAGTACAATCTCACGCTGGTTCACGGCAAAGACCTGAAGCCGGCGGATGCGATCCCGGGGCTCGGCGACAACCGCGATCTGGCGGGGCAGATTGCCAGTCTCCAGAAGGGCGGCGTTACGGGAGTGGTCCAGACGAGCGACAACAAACTAGCGTTCGCGATGGTTGAGAACGTGATCCCGGAACGGCCGGCCAAGCTCGAAGACGTGGAGCCGCTGATTCGCGCCGCGCTCATCGAAGAGAAGGCCCGCAACCTCGCCGACGGCCGCATCAAGGCCGTGCAGGACAAGCTTGCCGGCTCAAGCGACCTTCGCGCCGCCGCGGCGGCCGCGGGGCTCAAGACCATCGACACCGGCTTCTTCGCGCGGGGCGGGCAGATGAAAGACGTCGGCCCGCAGGCCTACTTCGGCGAGCAGCCCTTCGTGAACGCCATCGGTAAAGTAGTTGGCCCGTATTCGATCGGCCCGGCGCGGTACTTCTTCAAGATCGTCGAGAAGCAGGCTGGCTCCACCGAGGGGCTTTCCGCCGAGCGCGACGCCATTCTCAACTCGATCCGGGACCGGAAGCTTTCCGAGCGCCGCGATCTGTTCGAGGAGGGGCTGATTCAGAGCCTCAAGGCGAAGGGCGTGGTGAAGGTCAATGACGATGCGGTAAAGCGCATGGCTTCGAACTACCGAACCAGCGGAGCGTAG
- the lexA gene encoding transcriptional repressor LexA has translation MALTPRQKQVLDFIAEFVAEHGYCPSYEEIAAGLQLASLATVHKHISALEGKNYLRRSYNQSRSLELAQRYYDEMPARDAVAAELSVPVEGRIAAGSPVEQYSAGETLTFRDFAGDRETYALEVRGDSMIEDHICDGDYVLVERTPEVRNGDIVVALVEGAETTLKRFYREGEMVRLQPANSTMAPIMRAAQDVAVQGRLLAVMRKYR, from the coding sequence ATGGCACTCACACCTCGGCAGAAACAGGTTCTCGATTTCATCGCGGAGTTCGTCGCCGAGCACGGCTATTGCCCGAGCTACGAGGAAATCGCCGCCGGGCTCCAGTTGGCTTCCCTCGCCACCGTGCACAAGCACATCTCGGCGCTCGAAGGGAAGAACTACCTCCGGCGATCCTACAACCAGAGCCGTTCACTCGAGCTGGCGCAGCGCTACTACGACGAAATGCCCGCCCGGGACGCCGTCGCCGCCGAACTCTCGGTGCCGGTGGAGGGCCGCATCGCCGCCGGGTCGCCGGTGGAACAATACTCGGCCGGCGAGACGCTCACCTTCCGCGACTTCGCCGGCGACCGCGAGACATACGCGCTCGAAGTGCGCGGGGACTCGATGATTGAGGATCACATCTGCGACGGCGACTACGTTCTCGTCGAGCGAACCCCGGAGGTCCGCAACGGCGATATCGTGGTGGCCCTGGTGGAAGGCGCCGAGACGACGCTCAAGCGCTTCTACCGCGAAGGCGAGATGGTGCGCCTGCAGCCTGCCAATTCGACGATGGCGCCCATCATGCGGGCGGCCCAGGATGTCGCCGTGCAGGGAAGGCTGCTGGCCGTGATGAGGAAGTACCGCTAG